One stretch of Streptomyces sp. A2-16 DNA includes these proteins:
- a CDS encoding DUF6314 family protein produces MGEFWPVADVLGYLAGSWRTERTVRDLASGEQGVFSGTTAFGQLEGGGLLSRESGTFVWQGVERPAERTLRFLPGETPGTADVRFFDGRPFHDLDLSSGHHIADHPCAADLYRGEFTALDADHWHTVWRVGGPAKDLVLTTDYTRVG; encoded by the coding sequence ATGGGCGAGTTCTGGCCGGTGGCGGACGTGCTGGGGTATCTGGCCGGGAGCTGGCGGACCGAGCGGACCGTGCGGGATCTGGCGAGCGGCGAGCAGGGGGTGTTCTCGGGCACCACCGCTTTCGGCCAACTGGAGGGCGGCGGGCTGCTCTCCCGGGAATCGGGCACCTTCGTCTGGCAGGGCGTGGAGCGCCCCGCCGAACGGACCCTCCGCTTCCTGCCGGGGGAAACACCGGGCACGGCGGACGTCCGCTTCTTCGACGGACGCCCCTTTCACGACCTGGACCTGTCCTCCGGCCACCACATCGCCGACCACCCGTGCGCGGCGGACCTCTACCGCGGGGAGTTCACCGCGCTGGACGCGGACCACTGGCACACGGTGTGGCGGGTCGGCGGCCCGGCCAAGGACCTGGTCCTGACGACGGACTACACGCGCGTGGGCTGA
- a CDS encoding alpha-L-arabinofuranosidase C-terminal domain-containing protein gives MSRTRWRLGLSATAFLVAAGLVPAPAHAEDVTDYAITVDPAAKGPKIDDTMYGVFFEDINRAADGGLYAELVQNRSFEYSTADNSSYTPLTSWTVDGTARVVNDEGRLNERNRNYLSLGSGSAVTNAGYNTGVHIEAGKKYDFSVWARADAGTALTVSLQDTDGTLAPARKVAVRKGGWARYELTFTATRTSSAGRLTVASSAAAALDMVSLFPRDTFRGEPNGLRKDLAEKVAALHPGFVRFPGGCLVNTGSMEDYSEASGYQRKRSYQWKDTVGPVEQRATNANFWGYNQSYGLGYYEYFRLSEDIGAMPLPVVPALVTGCGQNQAVADEALLRRHIQDTLDLIEFANGPASSTWGKVRARMGHAKPFRLTHIEVGNEENLPNEFFARFKQFRAAIQAKHPEIQVISNSGPDDSGTTFDTAWQLNKDAKVDMVDEHYYNSPQWFLQNNDRYDSYDRGGPKVFLGEYASWGNTFKNGLSEAAFMTGLERNADVVKLASYAPLFANEDYVQWRPDLIWFNNHASWNSANYEVQKLFMNNVGDRVVPSTATGTPSLLAPITGAVGLSTWATTAAYDDVKVTDADGRALLTDDFSSGASQWTHTGGGAWSVQDGQYVQTDVNAENTMVSAGDPSWHDYDLKVKATKKAGKEGFLVAFGVKDTGNYYWWNIGGWNNTQSAVEQAVDGGKSTLISKAGSVETGRTYDVDVKVRGRQVTLYLDGQEWGSFKDDKPAEPFRQVVTKDRKTGELIVKVVNAQDSAARTAIDLGGAEVASRARVTTLAAAPDAVNSETSTAVAPVTSTFDGVAGKFSYTFPANSVTFLRIRQR, from the coding sequence ATGTCACGCACCCGCTGGAGACTCGGTCTCAGCGCCACCGCCTTCCTGGTGGCCGCCGGTCTGGTCCCCGCACCCGCCCATGCCGAGGACGTCACCGACTACGCGATCACCGTCGACCCGGCGGCCAAGGGCCCGAAGATCGACGACACGATGTACGGCGTCTTCTTCGAGGACATCAACCGGGCCGCCGACGGCGGGCTGTACGCCGAACTCGTGCAGAACCGGTCCTTCGAGTACTCCACCGCCGACAACTCCTCGTACACCCCGCTCACCTCGTGGACGGTCGACGGCACCGCCCGGGTCGTGAACGACGAGGGACGCCTGAACGAGCGCAACCGCAACTACCTGTCCCTGGGCTCCGGTTCGGCCGTCACCAACGCCGGGTACAACACCGGCGTCCATATCGAGGCAGGCAAGAAGTACGACTTCTCGGTGTGGGCCCGCGCGGACGCCGGTACGGCCCTCACGGTCTCGTTGCAGGACACGGACGGCACCCTCGCACCCGCCCGCAAGGTGGCCGTGCGCAAGGGCGGCTGGGCCCGGTACGAGCTCACCTTCACCGCGACCCGGACCAGCAGCGCCGGCCGCCTCACCGTGGCCTCCTCCGCCGCGGCCGCGCTCGACATGGTGTCCCTGTTCCCGCGTGACACCTTCCGCGGTGAACCCAACGGTCTGCGCAAGGACCTCGCCGAGAAGGTCGCCGCCCTGCACCCGGGCTTCGTACGCTTCCCCGGCGGCTGCCTGGTCAACACGGGCTCGATGGAGGACTACAGCGAGGCCTCCGGCTACCAGCGCAAGCGGTCCTACCAGTGGAAGGACACCGTCGGCCCGGTCGAGCAGCGCGCGACCAACGCCAACTTCTGGGGCTACAACCAGAGCTACGGCCTCGGCTACTACGAGTACTTCCGGCTCTCCGAGGACATCGGCGCCATGCCGCTGCCCGTGGTCCCCGCGCTGGTGACCGGCTGCGGCCAGAACCAGGCCGTCGCCGACGAGGCACTGCTCAGGCGGCACATCCAGGACACCCTCGACCTCATCGAGTTCGCCAACGGCCCGGCGAGCTCCACATGGGGCAAGGTGCGGGCGAGGATGGGCCACGCCAAGCCCTTCCGCCTCACCCACATCGAGGTCGGCAACGAGGAGAACCTGCCCAACGAGTTCTTCGCCCGGTTCAAGCAGTTCCGCGCCGCCATCCAGGCGAAGCACCCGGAGATCCAGGTGATCTCCAACTCCGGCCCGGACGACTCCGGCACCACCTTCGACACGGCCTGGCAGCTCAACAAGGACGCCAAGGTCGACATGGTCGACGAGCACTACTACAACAGCCCGCAGTGGTTCCTCCAGAACAACGACCGCTACGACTCCTACGACCGCGGCGGCCCCAAGGTCTTCCTCGGCGAGTACGCCTCCTGGGGCAACACCTTCAAGAACGGCCTGAGCGAGGCCGCGTTCATGACCGGCCTGGAGCGCAACGCCGACGTCGTCAAACTCGCCTCCTACGCCCCGCTGTTCGCCAACGAGGACTACGTCCAGTGGCGCCCGGACCTGATCTGGTTCAACAACCACGCCTCCTGGAACTCCGCCAACTACGAGGTCCAGAAGCTGTTCATGAACAACGTCGGCGACCGCGTGGTGCCCTCCACGGCCACCGGCACGCCCTCGCTGCTCGCCCCGATCACCGGCGCGGTGGGCCTGTCGACCTGGGCGACGACGGCGGCGTACGACGACGTGAAGGTCACGGACGCCGACGGCCGGGCGCTGCTCACCGACGACTTCTCCTCGGGCGCCTCGCAGTGGACCCACACCGGGGGCGGCGCCTGGAGCGTCCAGGACGGGCAGTACGTGCAGACGGACGTGAACGCCGAGAACACCATGGTCTCGGCCGGCGACCCGTCCTGGCACGACTACGACCTGAAGGTGAAGGCCACCAAGAAGGCCGGCAAGGAGGGCTTCCTCGTCGCCTTCGGCGTCAAGGACACCGGGAACTACTACTGGTGGAACATCGGCGGCTGGAACAACACCCAGAGCGCCGTCGAACAGGCCGTGGACGGCGGCAAGTCGACGCTGATCTCCAAGGCCGGGTCGGTGGAGACGGGCCGTACCTACGACGTCGACGTCAAGGTGCGGGGCCGCCAGGTCACCCTCTACCTGGACGGGCAGGAATGGGGCAGCTTCAAGGACGACAAGCCCGCCGAGCCGTTCCGCCAGGTCGTCACCAAGGACAGGAAGACCGGTGAACTGATCGTCAAGGTCGTCAACGCACAGGACTCGGCCGCCCGTACGGCGATCGACCTGGGCGGCGCCGAGGTCGCGTCCAGGGCCAGGGTGACCACCCTGGCGGCCGCCCCGGACGCCGTGAACAGTGAGACGTCGACCGCGGTCGCCCCGGTGACGTCCACCTTCGACGGGGTCGCCGGGAAGTTCTCGTACACCTTCCCGGCGAACTCGGTCACCTTCCTGAGGATCAGGCAGAGGTAG
- a CDS encoding DUF6461 domain-containing protein, with translation MTGMTTAADYGWLKERYQLLLEAYCVTLVRGLGPEELLRELGAEARIHLVGVEALSGPSHEASRSGGRFVGAAALDGWTLMVEYNGYLGVTEEAMLPLSRGRRVVSHFLNVNAVDRFCWYEDGDLRLDFQPLFADERYGSHPDDFLAEMRESGFDLAERDEDGDHDAYYASLTGASFALAHRLTGIRLTPELFATAEFRCGVAPSG, from the coding sequence ATGACGGGGATGACGACGGCCGCGGACTACGGCTGGCTGAAGGAGCGGTACCAGCTCCTGCTGGAGGCGTACTGCGTCACGCTGGTGCGGGGCCTCGGCCCGGAGGAGCTGCTCCGGGAGCTGGGAGCCGAAGCACGGATCCACCTCGTCGGCGTGGAGGCGCTGTCGGGGCCCTCGCACGAGGCGTCGCGCTCCGGCGGACGGTTCGTCGGTGCCGCGGCCTTGGACGGCTGGACGCTGATGGTCGAGTACAACGGCTACCTCGGCGTCACCGAGGAGGCCATGCTGCCGCTCTCGCGCGGCCGCCGGGTGGTCTCGCACTTCCTCAACGTGAACGCGGTGGACCGCTTCTGCTGGTACGAGGACGGCGATCTGCGTCTGGACTTCCAACCGCTCTTCGCCGACGAGCGGTACGGCAGCCATCCCGACGATTTCCTCGCCGAGATGCGGGAGTCGGGGTTCGACCTGGCCGAGCGCGACGAGGACGGCGACCACGACGCGTACTACGCGTCCCTGACCGGCGCCTCCTTCGCCCTCGCCCACCGCCTCACCGGCATACGCCTGACGCCGGAGCTCTTCGCCACCGCCGAGTTCCGGTGCGGGGTGGCGCCGTCCGGCTAG
- a CDS encoding YfhO family protein, whose translation MRPTIPPELRTADDLAGVRPSRPAPRPPAAPSPPAGPGQAALLAATITVVVLCAADAVARSYPFGPRTRNVNDLGNQYVPFHAHLWDLLHGKATGGLLVNWQSGFGTSFLPDLGTYLTSPFALLVAVFPRDEIDLAVYVITVLKIACAGAAMTWLLLRLRPGRWWAAGLLGASYALCGWTVATASYNLMWLDGLIALPLLCLVGEWVLADRRPLLGVLVVTAAWIANFYTAYMATLAAALVFLLRLWLAGLPRRRTLSAAGRAALTFALGMGLAAPLVTVVYFGSAHASEGRFTRFAPVGTQDLLARLLPTTYSFGSPALFVGTTALLLALALPFHRAAPRRVRAGWTLLVLAVTLSMQWGPTHLLWHAFVEPQGSSYRQTFVVCALLVIAGWHTLSYGPLDRRALAAAAGLLALIAAVASGSPLVRFFVWPVAVTAAVGALLGLVLLGCERPVLRVAPAALAAVLLVGVQLGEATATDAVATRMRFGHMDDYAPWGDRQRDQADAIARADGWPRYRTDPGREQTVGNDPMEVGGQGAQYYSSHTSAVLSSTLTALGGGWTSGGRSLQSLDNAVTDAIFSVGARVHSPPDPHQNWFPQDGSGVTVTREDVPPLVTVRPSAATGSYGPSPYRNQELLLGARVYTLPRITVLNGAGKKPDRSTDRRQGVRTGGRATITAQCPAGNEVYLWAPHFAGTARLAGPSAHGLTGRFRADWRPLTKIAAMARLGTVPDSGRLTIELSAKRMGVVPDRAVGCLDTGRLHSVVRQLRATGATEVTVSGSGGTIRAQLPAGSKGVAVVAAPRIAGWRCASGAAAPVPAKEYHGLIAVPLDGTSTSVTCAFRPPGLRLGAAVGGGSLVTLAGLGTFAALRRRRGVRRA comes from the coding sequence GTGCGACCGACCATCCCGCCCGAACTGAGGACCGCCGACGACCTCGCGGGAGTGCGGCCGTCGCGGCCCGCACCACGCCCGCCCGCCGCACCGAGCCCGCCCGCCGGACCGGGGCAGGCTGCCCTGCTGGCGGCGACGATCACCGTCGTCGTGCTCTGCGCGGCCGACGCCGTCGCCCGCAGCTACCCCTTCGGCCCGCGCACCCGGAACGTCAACGACCTGGGCAACCAGTACGTCCCCTTCCACGCGCACCTGTGGGACCTGCTGCACGGAAAGGCCACCGGCGGTCTCCTCGTCAACTGGCAGTCCGGCTTCGGCACCAGCTTCCTGCCCGACCTCGGCACCTACCTCACCAGCCCGTTCGCCCTGCTCGTGGCGGTGTTCCCGAGGGACGAGATCGATCTCGCGGTGTACGTGATCACCGTGCTGAAGATCGCCTGCGCCGGGGCCGCCATGACCTGGCTGCTGCTGCGGCTGCGCCCCGGCCGCTGGTGGGCGGCGGGGCTGCTGGGCGCGTCCTACGCCCTGTGCGGCTGGACCGTGGCGACCGCCTCGTACAACCTCATGTGGCTCGACGGCCTGATCGCCCTGCCGCTGCTGTGCCTGGTCGGCGAGTGGGTCCTCGCCGACCGGCGCCCGCTCCTCGGGGTGCTGGTCGTGACGGCCGCGTGGATCGCCAACTTCTACACCGCGTACATGGCGACCCTCGCCGCCGCTCTCGTGTTCCTGCTGCGGCTGTGGCTGGCCGGTCTGCCGCGCCGGCGCACTCTCAGCGCGGCGGGCCGGGCCGCACTGACCTTCGCACTCGGCATGGGCCTGGCCGCGCCCCTGGTCACGGTCGTGTACTTCGGCAGCGCGCACGCCTCCGAGGGCCGGTTCACCCGGTTCGCCCCGGTGGGCACGCAGGACCTGCTGGCCCGGCTGCTCCCGACGACGTACAGCTTCGGCTCCCCTGCGCTCTTCGTCGGCACCACGGCACTGCTGCTCGCGCTCGCCCTGCCCTTCCACCGGGCCGCACCCCGCCGGGTGCGCGCCGGGTGGACGCTGCTCGTGCTCGCCGTGACCCTGTCGATGCAGTGGGGCCCGACCCATCTGCTGTGGCACGCCTTCGTCGAACCGCAGGGCAGCTCGTACCGCCAGACCTTCGTGGTGTGCGCCCTCCTGGTGATCGCGGGCTGGCACACGCTCTCTTACGGCCCCCTCGACCGGCGGGCCCTGGCCGCGGCGGCCGGACTGCTCGCACTGATCGCGGCCGTCGCGAGCGGCAGCCCGCTGGTCCGTTTCTTCGTCTGGCCGGTGGCGGTGACGGCGGCCGTGGGCGCGCTGCTCGGACTGGTCCTGCTCGGCTGTGAACGACCCGTGCTGCGCGTGGCCCCGGCCGCGCTCGCGGCCGTCCTGCTCGTCGGAGTGCAGCTCGGCGAGGCCACCGCCACCGACGCGGTGGCCACCCGGATGCGGTTCGGGCACATGGACGACTACGCCCCCTGGGGCGACCGGCAGCGGGACCAGGCGGACGCGATCGCCCGGGCCGACGGCTGGCCCCGCTACCGCACCGACCCCGGCCGGGAGCAGACCGTCGGCAACGACCCGATGGAGGTCGGCGGACAGGGCGCCCAGTACTACAGCAGCCACACCTCCGCCGTGCTCAGCAGCACGCTCACCGCCCTCGGCGGCGGCTGGACCTCGGGCGGCCGCAGCCTGCAGAGCCTGGACAACGCGGTCACGGACGCGATCTTCTCCGTGGGCGCCCGGGTGCACTCGCCGCCGGACCCGCACCAGAACTGGTTCCCGCAGGACGGCAGCGGGGTGACCGTGACCCGTGAGGACGTCCCGCCCCTGGTGACGGTACGGCCGTCCGCCGCGACCGGTTCCTACGGGCCGTCGCCCTACCGCAACCAGGAACTCCTGCTCGGCGCCCGCGTCTACACCCTGCCCCGCATCACCGTCCTCAACGGCGCCGGGAAGAAGCCGGACCGCAGCACCGACCGGCGCCAGGGCGTGCGGACGGGAGGCAGGGCGACGATCACCGCCCAATGCCCGGCGGGGAACGAGGTCTACCTCTGGGCGCCGCACTTCGCGGGCACCGCACGGCTCGCCGGCCCCTCCGCCCACGGGCTGACCGGCCGGTTCCGGGCCGACTGGCGGCCCCTCACCAAGATCGCCGCCATGGCGCGGCTCGGCACGGTCCCGGACTCCGGGCGCCTGACGATCGAGCTGTCCGCGAAGCGGATGGGCGTCGTGCCGGACCGGGCGGTCGGCTGCCTGGACACCGGCCGTCTGCACTCCGTGGTACGACAGCTGCGGGCCACCGGCGCCACCGAGGTGACCGTCTCCGGCTCCGGCGGCACGATCCGGGCCCAGCTCCCGGCGGGCAGCAAGGGCGTCGCCGTCGTCGCCGCGCCCCGGATCGCGGGCTGGCGCTGCGCCTCCGGTGCCGCGGCCCCGGTGCCCGCCAAGGAGTACCACGGGCTGATCGCCGTCCCGCTCGACGGCACCTCGACGAGTGTCACCTGCGCTTTCCGACCGCCGGGGCTGCGCCTGGGGGCGGCGGTCGGAGGCGGCTCGCTGGTCACGCTCGCCGGACTCGGCACGTTCGCGGCCCTGCGCAGGAGGCGTGGTGTGAGGCGGGCGTGA
- the argC gene encoding N-acetyl-gamma-glutamyl-phosphate reductase, with amino-acid sequence MAVRAAVAGASGYAGGEVLRLLLAHPEVEIGALTGNSNAGQRLGSLQPHLLPLAGRVLQETTADVLAGHDVVFLALPHGQSAAVAEQLGPDVLVIDMGADFRLKDAADWERFYGSAHAGTWPYGLPELPGARAALEGSKRIAVPGCYPTAVTLALFPAYAAALAEHEAVIVAASGTSGAGKAAKPHLLGSEVMGSMSPYGVGGGHRHTPEIVQNLSGVAGEHISVSFTPTLAPMPRGILATCSAKARPGVTAESVRAAYEKALADEPFVHLLPEGQWPATASVYGSNGVQVQVALDESVGRIIAISAIDNLAKGTAGGAVQSMNIALGLPEELGLSTIGVAP; translated from the coding sequence ATGGCGGTACGTGCGGCGGTGGCCGGAGCGAGCGGATACGCGGGCGGTGAGGTCCTGCGACTGCTCCTCGCGCACCCCGAGGTCGAGATCGGCGCGCTGACCGGCAACTCCAACGCCGGGCAGCGACTCGGCTCGCTCCAGCCGCACCTGCTGCCGCTGGCCGGCCGGGTGCTCCAGGAGACCACGGCCGACGTCCTCGCCGGACACGACGTCGTCTTCCTCGCGCTGCCCCACGGCCAGTCCGCCGCCGTCGCCGAACAGCTCGGCCCGGACGTCCTCGTCATCGACATGGGCGCCGACTTCCGGCTGAAGGACGCTGCCGACTGGGAGCGCTTCTACGGCTCCGCGCACGCCGGCACCTGGCCCTACGGCCTTCCCGAACTGCCGGGCGCCCGCGCCGCGCTGGAGGGGTCCAAGCGCATCGCGGTGCCCGGTTGCTACCCGACCGCCGTCACCCTCGCCCTCTTCCCGGCCTACGCCGCCGCACTCGCCGAGCACGAGGCCGTGATCGTCGCTGCCTCCGGCACCTCCGGCGCGGGCAAGGCGGCCAAGCCCCATCTGCTGGGCAGCGAGGTCATGGGGTCCATGTCGCCGTACGGCGTCGGCGGCGGCCACCGGCACACCCCCGAGATCGTCCAGAACCTCAGCGGAGTCGCGGGGGAGCACATCTCCGTCTCCTTCACGCCGACCCTCGCGCCGATGCCCCGCGGCATCCTCGCCACGTGCAGCGCCAAGGCGAGGCCCGGCGTCACCGCCGAGTCCGTCCGCGCCGCTTACGAGAAGGCCCTCGCCGACGAGCCCTTCGTCCACCTGCTCCCCGAGGGCCAGTGGCCCGCCACGGCGTCCGTCTACGGTTCGAACGGCGTTCAGGTGCAGGTCGCCCTCGACGAGTCCGTGGGCCGCATCATCGCGATCAGCGCCATCGACAACCTGGCCAAGGGCACCGCGGGCGGTGCCGTCCAGAGCATGAACATCGCCCTCGGTCTCCCCGAGGAGCTCGGTCTTTCCACGATCGGAGTCGCACCGTGA
- the argB gene encoding acetylglutamate kinase gives MSTTRKHTALPKAQILIEALPWLVRHNGRTVVIKFGGNAMIDEDLKAAFAQDVVFLHHAGLKPVVVHGGGPQISAALDKHGIVSEFKAGLRVTTEDAMDVVRMVLAGQVQRELVNLLNEHGPLAVGLTGEDAHTITATKHQPEIDGELVDIGRVGEITAIDTGAIEALLADGRIPVVSSIARSQDDGHVYNVNADTAAAALAAALGAETLMVLTDVEGLYEDWPNSDEVISRLTASQLEKLLPELSSGMVPKMEGCLHAVRNGVNTARVIDGRVQHSILLEIFTDEGIGTMVVPDTQEGDAV, from the coding sequence ATGAGCACCACGCGAAAGCACACCGCGCTCCCCAAGGCCCAGATCCTCATCGAGGCGCTGCCCTGGCTGGTCCGCCACAACGGCAGGACCGTCGTCATCAAGTTCGGCGGCAACGCCATGATCGACGAGGACCTCAAGGCCGCCTTCGCCCAGGACGTCGTCTTCCTGCACCACGCCGGCCTCAAGCCGGTCGTCGTGCACGGCGGCGGCCCGCAGATCAGCGCCGCCCTCGACAAGCACGGCATCGTCAGCGAGTTCAAGGCCGGCCTGCGCGTCACCACCGAGGACGCCATGGACGTCGTACGCATGGTGCTGGCCGGACAGGTGCAGCGCGAGCTGGTCAACCTGCTCAACGAACACGGGCCGCTCGCCGTCGGACTGACCGGCGAGGACGCCCACACCATCACCGCCACCAAGCACCAGCCCGAGATCGACGGCGAGTTGGTCGACATCGGGCGGGTGGGCGAGATCACCGCGATCGACACGGGCGCGATCGAGGCACTTCTCGCCGACGGCCGTATCCCGGTCGTCTCGTCGATCGCCCGTAGCCAGGACGACGGACATGTCTACAACGTCAATGCTGACACGGCGGCTGCGGCACTCGCTGCTGCTCTTGGAGCGGAGACTCTCATGGTCCTCACGGACGTCGAGGGTCTCTACGAGGACTGGCCGAACAGCGACGAGGTGATCAGCCGCCTCACGGCTTCCCAACTGGAGAAGCTGCTGCCGGAGTTGAGCTCCGGCATGGTCCCGAAGATGGAGGGCTGTCTGCACGCCGTGCGCAACGGCGTGAACACGGCCCGGGTCATCGACGGGCGGGTCCAGCACTCGATCCTGCTGGAGATCTTCACCGACGAGGGCATCGGCACGATGGTCGTGCCGGACACGCAAGAGGGGGATGCCGTATGA
- a CDS encoding GNAT family N-acetyltransferase: MDDIPPLAEGYEITTDPDRVDAERVHHWLSTDAYWAIGRTREKQDRAIAGSLNFGVYDTGSGEQVAYARVVTDMATFAWLCDVYVDRAVRGKGIGVALVGAVREHLRPHGLRRVMLATQDAHGVYEKLGFAPLAEPDIWMVLAFDR, encoded by the coding sequence ATGGACGACATTCCGCCCCTCGCCGAGGGCTACGAGATCACGACCGACCCCGACCGCGTCGACGCCGAGCGGGTGCACCACTGGCTGTCGACCGACGCGTACTGGGCGATCGGGCGGACCCGGGAGAAGCAGGACCGCGCGATCGCAGGGTCGCTCAACTTCGGGGTGTACGACACGGGGTCGGGGGAGCAGGTGGCCTACGCGCGCGTGGTCACCGACATGGCCACGTTCGCCTGGCTGTGCGATGTGTACGTGGACCGTGCCGTGCGCGGGAAGGGAATCGGTGTGGCGCTCGTCGGGGCCGTACGGGAACACCTGCGGCCGCACGGACTGAGGCGGGTCATGCTCGCCACTCAGGACGCCCACGGGGTCTACGAGAAGCTCGGCTTCGCCCCGCTGGCCGAGCCCGACATCTGGATGGTGCTCGCCTTCGACCGGTGA
- a CDS encoding histidine phosphatase family protein: MQLRVTFVAAARSSSLLAERFEDDRPLDQAGWDEVLGVAHDLLPLAAAELRYCSPTPRSRATGDALGYAPLVQLALRDCDMGRWRGLTLGEAMAREPEAVDAWLADPRATPHGGESLLTFISRVGEWLDTRPVEDGGRVVAVAEPAVIRAALVYALKAPPSTYWNIDVRPLSATTVTGRAGRWNLRFEGVPVQPTRV; the protein is encoded by the coding sequence ATGCAACTTCGGGTCACGTTCGTCGCCGCCGCGCGCAGCTCCTCGCTGCTCGCCGAGCGGTTCGAGGACGACCGTCCGCTCGACCAGGCGGGCTGGGACGAGGTGCTGGGCGTGGCGCACGACCTGCTGCCGCTGGCGGCGGCGGAACTGCGGTACTGCTCGCCGACACCCCGCAGCCGTGCCACGGGGGACGCCCTCGGGTACGCGCCCTTGGTCCAGCTCGCCCTGCGGGACTGCGACATGGGCCGCTGGCGCGGGCTGACGCTCGGCGAGGCGATGGCCCGCGAGCCGGAGGCCGTGGACGCCTGGCTCGCCGACCCGCGTGCGACCCCGCACGGCGGCGAGTCGCTGCTGACCTTCATCTCCCGGGTGGGGGAGTGGCTCGACACCCGGCCGGTGGAGGACGGCGGCCGGGTCGTCGCCGTCGCGGAGCCCGCCGTGATCCGGGCCGCGCTGGTGTACGCGCTGAAGGCTCCGCCGTCGACCTACTGGAACATCGACGTGCGCCCCCTGTCGGCCACCACGGTGACCGGCCGGGCCGGCCGCTGGAACCTGCGCTTCGAGGGTGTGCCGGTTCAGCCCACGCGCGTGTAG
- the argJ gene encoding bifunctional glutamate N-acetyltransferase/amino-acid acetyltransferase ArgJ codes for MSVTAAKGFQAAGIAAGIKENGNPDLALVVNTGPRRAAAGVFTSNRVKAAPVLWSEQVLKSGELTAVVLNSGGANACTGPKGFQDTHATAEKVAEVLEIGAGEVAVASTGLIGLLLPMDKLLPGVEAAAAQLSEHGGEKAAIAIKTTDTVHKTSVVTQDGWTVGGMAKGAGMLAPGLATMLVVLTTDADLPSDALDKALRAATRTTFDRVDSDGCMSTNDTVLLLASGASEATPAHEEFAEAVRTVCDDLGQQLIRDAEGASKDIKVEVVNAASEDDAVEVGRSIARNNLLKCAIHGEDPNWGRVLSAIGTTKAAFEPDQLNVAINGVWVCKNGGVGEDRDKVDMRYREVHIVADLAAGSETATIWTNDLTADYVHENSAYSS; via the coding sequence GTGAGCGTCACGGCAGCAAAGGGGTTCCAGGCGGCGGGCATCGCCGCCGGAATCAAGGAGAACGGCAACCCGGACCTGGCCCTCGTGGTCAACACCGGGCCCCGCCGCGCCGCCGCCGGCGTCTTCACCTCCAACCGCGTCAAGGCCGCGCCCGTGCTGTGGTCCGAGCAGGTCCTCAAGAGCGGTGAGCTGACCGCCGTCGTGCTGAACTCCGGTGGCGCCAACGCCTGCACGGGGCCGAAAGGCTTCCAGGACACGCACGCCACCGCCGAGAAGGTCGCCGAGGTGCTGGAGATCGGCGCGGGCGAGGTCGCCGTCGCGTCCACCGGCCTCATCGGCCTGCTGCTCCCGATGGACAAGCTGCTGCCGGGAGTCGAGGCCGCGGCCGCTCAGCTGTCCGAGCACGGCGGTGAGAAGGCCGCCATCGCCATCAAGACCACCGACACCGTCCACAAGACGTCCGTCGTCACCCAGGACGGCTGGACCGTGGGCGGCATGGCCAAGGGCGCGGGCATGCTCGCCCCCGGCCTCGCCACCATGCTGGTCGTCCTCACCACCGACGCCGACCTGCCGAGTGACGCACTGGACAAGGCACTTCGGGCCGCGACCCGGACCACCTTCGACCGCGTCGACTCCGACGGCTGCATGTCCACCAACGACACCGTGCTGCTGCTCGCCTCGGGCGCCTCCGAAGCGACCCCGGCTCACGAGGAGTTCGCGGAAGCCGTACGGACGGTCTGCGACGACCTCGGCCAGCAGCTCATCCGGGACGCCGAGGGAGCCAGCAAGGACATCAAGGTCGAGGTGGTCAACGCGGCCTCCGAGGACGACGCCGTCGAGGTCGGCCGCTCCATCGCCCGCAACAACCTCCTCAAGTGCGCCATCCACGGCGAGGACCCCAACTGGGGCCGAGTCCTGAGCGCCATCGGCACCACGAAGGCCGCCTTCGAGCCGGACCAGTTGAACGTCGCCATCAACGGCGTCTGGGTCTGCAAGAACGGCGGCGTCGGCGAGGACCGCGACAAGGTCGACATGCGCTACCGCGAGGTGCACATCGTCGCCGACCTCGCCGCCGGGTCCGAGACCGCCACCATCTGGACCAACGACCTCACCGCAGACTACGTCCACGAGAACAGCGCCTACAGCTCATGA